One window of Magallana gigas chromosome 2, xbMagGiga1.1, whole genome shotgun sequence genomic DNA carries:
- the LOC117681289 gene encoding uncharacterized protein — MWLLQIVGNILFCIGFVNSQFQPGCSFSNGQCIYNVKLGQSQLCDAIGSSDHSTASTHSSSGGCSCDDIHKVGSDVTSLQTTVADLQNAVDKLYGEMNISKSELTNTQDLLHAEQQHAAQLLVTLNSKEKILNQTKDELANVLMTAKGELDNLRQQLINASRQLSACQGNAGLPTTAPAVYSAFSTFYCGFENYEGSMCNFQAETGSGYTSSSGYIWLRQSGRPSSQTGPNMDHTYETSSGHYMTINADYIAQHTSSSSSHTMRLVSPTFEPAPNYCIRFWYNTHGVDVQPLKVYAKINNGLGNPIKLIQPVNSVEWKFGEVEINSEYTAHKFQVVFEGSTDAHYSYTYHSGSSSTKTYKHRYGNVAIDDVYVYNTTCKDIPVCPLNSYKNVNTDNTTSCYTFHTSPMSWYDAINECKKQSYNGHLASISDQQEHDYLVNLIMSDIGLMTTGQNGFYISGNDENSENHFVWTNGGSPTSISYSNWYPGQPNNVGSNQDCVLMQYPDAGYQWGDVACTEKHPFICESRY; from the exons ATGTGGCTACTACAAATTGTTgggaatattttgttttgcattggTTTTGTAAATTCCCAATTTCAACCAGGATGCAGTTTTTCAAACGGACAATGTATTTACAACGTCAAGCTTGGACAGTCGCAGTTATGTGACGCAATAGGTAGTTCTGACCATTCAACAGCCTCGACACATTCTAGCTCTGGTGGGTGTTCATGTGACGACATTCACAAGGTTGGAAGTGACGTGACGTCACTGCAGACGACAGTGGCTGATCTCCAGAATgctgtagataaactgtacggAGAAATGAACATATCCAAGTCCGAATTAACCAACACACAGGATTTACTTCATGCTGAACAGCAGCATGCTGCACAATTGCTGGTAACTCTAAATAGCAAGGAGAAAATATTGAACCAGACCAAAGACGAATTGGCAAACGTTTTGATGACGGCAAAGGGTGAGCTGGATAATCTTCGACAACAGTTGATCAATGCCTCCAGACAACTCTCGGCGTGTCAGGGCAATGCTGGTCTCCCCACAACAGCCCCTGCAG TATACTCTGCGTTTTCGACTTTTTATTGCGGATTCGAGAACTACGAAGGGTCCATGTGCAATTTTCAAGCGGAAACTGGCTCTGGCTACACTTCGAGTTCCGGTTATATTTGGTTACGTCAGAGTGGACGACCATCTAGTCAAACTGGACCCAACATGGACCATACGTACGAAACATCATCAG GCCACTACATGACCATCAATGCTGACTACATCGCCCAGCATACTTCTAGCAGCAGTTCACACACGATGCGTCTCGTGTCCCCGACCTTTGAACCTGCACCAAACTACTGCATACGTTTCTGGTATAATACGCACGGTGTTGACGTACAACCACTGAAAGTTTACGCAAAG ATTAACAATGGTCTAGGAAACCCAATCAAACTGATTCAGCCGGTGAACAGCGTGGAATGGAAGTTTGGAGAGGTTGAAATAAATTCCGAATACACGGCTCATAAATTCCAG GTAGTGTTTGAGGGTAGCACTGACGCTCACTACTCGTATACGTACCACTCTGGTAGTAGCAGCACCAAGACGTACAAGCATAGATACGGCAACGTCGCCATCGATGATGTCTATGTGTATAATACAACCTGTAAAG ACATACCAGTTTGCCCATTGAATTCGTACAAGAATGTAAACACGGACAACACGACATCGTGCTACACGTTTCACACCTCACCGATGTCTTGGTATGACGCCATTAACGAATGTAAGAAGCAGTCTTATAACGGTCATCTCGCCTCGATATCAGATCAGCAGGAACACGATTATTTGGTTAATCTCATCATGTCCGACATAG GATTAATGACGACTGGCCAGAACGGATTTTACATTTCTGGAAATGACGAAAATTCGGAAAATCATTTTGTATGGACAAACGGAGGCTCTCCCACTTCCATATCCTATTCCAACTGGTATCCCGGGCAACCAAACAATGTTGGTAGCAACCAAGATTGTGTCCTGATGCAGTACCCTGATGCAGGCTACCAATGGGGAGATGTGGCCTGCACAGAGAAACATCCGTTCATTTGTGAAAGCAGATACTAA